One Manihot esculenta cultivar AM560-2 chromosome 6, M.esculenta_v8, whole genome shotgun sequence DNA segment encodes these proteins:
- the LOC110617183 gene encoding G-type lectin S-receptor-like serine/threonine-protein kinase RKS1 isoform X1 encodes MDSTMVAEKCFLIFFLLMIIHFALCASMDTIAINQTIEDGSLLISKENNFALGFFSPGNSKYRYLGIWYYKVREQTIVWVANRNHPINGSTGVLSVNHFGNLVLYSSGSQKVLVWSANVSREVTKTNTCCVAQLMDSGNLILVQQRSRRVVWESFDHPTDTLLPGMKLGLNRETGIHRFLTSWRSTDDPGTGDYVLELNLKGSPQGILYKGTKRYWRGVPWPVKSYINGRNFSFVDSQKETFVTYFPADVSVILRTKLDYSGLIIHLTWHETEGKWKELWSAPNKYQCQTYGHCGTYSKCNPSYLYRKFECDCLPGYEPQSPRAWNILKDGSGGCVRKRKESSSLCNQGEGFVKVATVKVPDTSEAVWLGLNMSLLDCELECKKNCTCYAYSSTSISGKEPGCLAWYGELMDTVINVEEGSDIYVRVDALELAEITQKSNGFLEKKHLLAIFLVSIFLAWFVIILFVYLWFKKKGKRVRNAKLLNTIKANEDRGGVSNPEIAFFNLNIILAATDNFSPANKLGQGGFGLVYKGQLSNGQEIAVKRLSKTSEQGIEEFKNEVLLIAKLQHQNLVKLIGCCIQREESILVYEYMPNKSLDSFIFDETRRSILDWRKRFDIIVGIARGILYIHQDSRLRIIHRDLKTSNILLDKEMNPKISDFGLARIFKGDQTQEKTNKIVGTLGYMSPEYAVFGKFSTKSDVFSFGIILLEIVTGKKNNSSCQGDSYLSMAGKVWHLWTEERALEIVDSSMQESCSAHEVLRCIQIGLLCVQEDALKRPSMSAVVVMLNSEISLPSPKQPPFIFRKPITSYNSAITKNEFYSVDEETITELVCR; translated from the exons ATGGATTCAACTATGGTAGCTGAAAAatgttttctcattttcttccttttgatGATAATCCATTTTGCGCTTTGTGCTTCTATGGACACCATAGCCATAAATCAAACTATTGAAGATGGCAGCCTTCTAATCTCCAAAGAAAACAATTTTGCACTTGGATTTTTCAGTCCTGGCAATTCCAAGTATAGATATCTTGGAATCTGGTATTATAAAGTACGAGAGCAAACTATCGTATGGGTAGCAAACAGAAATCATCCTATCAATGGCTCTACAGGAGTTCTTTCAGTAAATCATTTTGGAAATCTCGTTCTCTACAGCAGCGGTAGCCAAAAAGTTCTAGTATGGTCTGCAAATGTCTCTCGGGAAGTAACAAAGACAAACACTTGCTGTGTAGCTCAGCTCATGGATTCAGGAAACTTGATTTTGGTCCAACAAAGAAGTAGAAGAGTTGTGTGGGAAAGCTTTGATCATCCTACAGATACTCTCCTACCAGGAATGAAACTTGGGTTGAATAGAGAGACAGGGATTCACCGATTCTTAACATCATGGAGATCAACAGATGACCCTGGAACTGGAGACTACGTGCTTGAGCTCAATCTAAAAGGATCACCTCAGGGCATTCTATACAAGGGTACAAAGCGATATTGGAGAGGTGTCCCATGGCCAGTAAAAAGTTATATTAATGGAAGGAACTTCAGTTTTGTCGATAGCCAAAAAGAGACATTTGTAACCTATTTTCCTGCTGATGTTTCTGTTATACTGAGAACAAAGTTGGATTATTCAGGATTGATTATACATTTAACATGGCATGAAACTGAAGGAAAATGGAAAGAATTATGGTCAGCTCCAAATAAGTATCAATGTCAGACATATGGCCATTGTGGTACTTATAGCAAGTGTAATCCTTCATATCTTTATCGCAAATTTGAATGTGATTGCTTACCTGGGTACGAGCCTCAATCTCCAAGGGCCTGGAATATTTTGAAGGATGGGTCAGGTGGGTGTGTTCGAAAGCGAAAAGAATCATCTTCTTTGTGTAATCAAGGAGAAGGATTTGTGAAAGTGGCAACTGTTAAGGTACCTGATACTTCAGAAGCAGTTTGGTTGGGCTTGAATATGAGTCTTTTGGATTGTGAATTGGAATGCAAGAAGAATTGTACATGTTATGCATATTCAAGCACTTCTATTTCTGGAAAAGAACCTGGGTGCTTGGCATGGTATGGTGAATTAATGGACACTGTAATTAATGTGGAAGAAGGAAGTGACATCTATGTTCGTGTTGACGCCCTCGAATTAG CTGAAATTACACAAAAATCAAATGGATTTTTGGAGAAGAAGCATTTGTTGGCTATTTTCTTGGTATCTATTTTTTTAGCTTGGTTCGTAATCATTTTATTTGTGTATTTGTGGTTCaagaagaaaggaaaaagaG TGAGGAATGCAAAATTGCTTAATACAATCAAAGCAAATGAAGATAGAGGTGGAGTGAGTAATCCAGAGATTGCATTTTTCAATCTCAATATAATACTTGCAGCGACTGACAATTTCTCTCCGGCTAACAAACTAGGCCAAGGTGGTTTCGGATTGGTTTATAAG GGTCAATTGTCTAATGGCCAGGAGATCGCTGTGAAAAGACTATCTAAAACTTCGGAGCAAGGAATAGAAGAATTTAAAAATGAAGTTTTGTTAATTGCAAAACTTCAACATCAAAATTTGGTGAAACTTATAGGATGTTGCATTCAGAGAGAGGAATCAATACTAGTTTATGAATACATGCCAAACAAAAGTTTGGACTCGTTTATTTTCG atgAAACAAGAAGGTCAATTTTAGATTGGAGAAAACGCTTTGATATTATCGTCGGGATTGCTCGTGGAATCTTATATATTCATCAAGATTCTAGATTAAGAATTATTCATAGAGATTTGAAAACAAGCAACATCTTATTGGATAAAGAAATGAATccaaaaatttcagattttggcCTAGCTAGAATCTTCAAAGGTGATCAAACTCAAGAAAAGACAAACAAAATTGTCGGAACATT AGGGTACATGTCACCAGAATATGCGGTATTTGGAAAGTTTTCAACAAAATCTGATGTCTTTAGTTTTGGGATCATATTATTAGAGATCGTTACGGGAAAAAAGAACAATAGCTCTTGTCAAGGGGATTCTTACCTAAGCATGGCAGGAAAA GTGTGGCATTTATGGACAGAAGAAAGAGCATTAGAGATTGTTGATTCATCAATGCAAGAGTCTTGTTCTGCTCATGAAGTATTGAGATGCATTCAAATTGGGCTCTTGTGTGTGCAAGAAGATGCATTGAAAAGACCAAGCATGTCAGCTGTTGTTGTAATGTTGAATAGTGAAATTAGTCTTCCTTCTCCTAAACAACCCCCTTTCATTTTTAGAAAACCGATTACTAGTTATAACTCAGCAATAAcgaaaaatgaattttattctGTAGATGAGGAAACAATTACTGAGTTGGTATGTCGTTGA
- the LOC110617183 gene encoding G-type lectin S-receptor-like serine/threonine-protein kinase RKS1 isoform X2 has protein sequence MDSTMVAEKCFLIFFLLMIIHFALCASMDTIAINQTIEDGSLLISKENNFALGFFSPGNSKYRYLGIWYYKVREQTIVWVANRNHPINGSTGVLSVNHFGNLVLYSSGSQKVLVWSANVSREVTKTNTCCVAQLMDSGNLILVQQRSRRVVWESFDHPTDTLLPGMKLGLNRETGIHRFLTSWRSTDDPGTGDYVLELNLKGSPQGILYKGTKRYWRGVPWPVKSYINGRNFSFVDSQKETFVTYFPADVSVILRTKLDYSGLIIHLTWHETEGKWKELWSAPNKYQCQTYGHCGTYSKCNPSYLYRKFECDCLPGYEPQSPRAWNILKDGSGGCVRKRKESSSLCNQGEGFVKVATVKVPDTSEAVWLGLNMSLLDCELECKKNCTCYAYSSTSISGKEPGCLAWYGELMDTVINVEEGSDIYVRVDALELAEITQKSNGFLEKKHLLAIFLVSIFLAWFVIILFVYLWFKKKGKRVRNAKLLNTIKANEDRGGVSNPEIAFFNLNIILAATDNFSPANKLGQGGFGLVYKGQLSNGQEIAVKRLSKTSEQGIEEFKNEVLLIAKLQHQNLVKLIGCCIQREESILVYEYMPNKSLDSFIFDFGLARIFKGDQTQEKTNKIVGTLGYMSPEYAVFGKFSTKSDVFSFGIILLEIVTGKKNNSSCQGDSYLSMAGKVWHLWTEERALEIVDSSMQESCSAHEVLRCIQIGLLCVQEDALKRPSMSAVVVMLNSEISLPSPKQPPFIFRKPITSYNSAITKNEFYSVDEETITELVCR, from the exons ATGGATTCAACTATGGTAGCTGAAAAatgttttctcattttcttccttttgatGATAATCCATTTTGCGCTTTGTGCTTCTATGGACACCATAGCCATAAATCAAACTATTGAAGATGGCAGCCTTCTAATCTCCAAAGAAAACAATTTTGCACTTGGATTTTTCAGTCCTGGCAATTCCAAGTATAGATATCTTGGAATCTGGTATTATAAAGTACGAGAGCAAACTATCGTATGGGTAGCAAACAGAAATCATCCTATCAATGGCTCTACAGGAGTTCTTTCAGTAAATCATTTTGGAAATCTCGTTCTCTACAGCAGCGGTAGCCAAAAAGTTCTAGTATGGTCTGCAAATGTCTCTCGGGAAGTAACAAAGACAAACACTTGCTGTGTAGCTCAGCTCATGGATTCAGGAAACTTGATTTTGGTCCAACAAAGAAGTAGAAGAGTTGTGTGGGAAAGCTTTGATCATCCTACAGATACTCTCCTACCAGGAATGAAACTTGGGTTGAATAGAGAGACAGGGATTCACCGATTCTTAACATCATGGAGATCAACAGATGACCCTGGAACTGGAGACTACGTGCTTGAGCTCAATCTAAAAGGATCACCTCAGGGCATTCTATACAAGGGTACAAAGCGATATTGGAGAGGTGTCCCATGGCCAGTAAAAAGTTATATTAATGGAAGGAACTTCAGTTTTGTCGATAGCCAAAAAGAGACATTTGTAACCTATTTTCCTGCTGATGTTTCTGTTATACTGAGAACAAAGTTGGATTATTCAGGATTGATTATACATTTAACATGGCATGAAACTGAAGGAAAATGGAAAGAATTATGGTCAGCTCCAAATAAGTATCAATGTCAGACATATGGCCATTGTGGTACTTATAGCAAGTGTAATCCTTCATATCTTTATCGCAAATTTGAATGTGATTGCTTACCTGGGTACGAGCCTCAATCTCCAAGGGCCTGGAATATTTTGAAGGATGGGTCAGGTGGGTGTGTTCGAAAGCGAAAAGAATCATCTTCTTTGTGTAATCAAGGAGAAGGATTTGTGAAAGTGGCAACTGTTAAGGTACCTGATACTTCAGAAGCAGTTTGGTTGGGCTTGAATATGAGTCTTTTGGATTGTGAATTGGAATGCAAGAAGAATTGTACATGTTATGCATATTCAAGCACTTCTATTTCTGGAAAAGAACCTGGGTGCTTGGCATGGTATGGTGAATTAATGGACACTGTAATTAATGTGGAAGAAGGAAGTGACATCTATGTTCGTGTTGACGCCCTCGAATTAG CTGAAATTACACAAAAATCAAATGGATTTTTGGAGAAGAAGCATTTGTTGGCTATTTTCTTGGTATCTATTTTTTTAGCTTGGTTCGTAATCATTTTATTTGTGTATTTGTGGTTCaagaagaaaggaaaaagaG TGAGGAATGCAAAATTGCTTAATACAATCAAAGCAAATGAAGATAGAGGTGGAGTGAGTAATCCAGAGATTGCATTTTTCAATCTCAATATAATACTTGCAGCGACTGACAATTTCTCTCCGGCTAACAAACTAGGCCAAGGTGGTTTCGGATTGGTTTATAAG GGTCAATTGTCTAATGGCCAGGAGATCGCTGTGAAAAGACTATCTAAAACTTCGGAGCAAGGAATAGAAGAATTTAAAAATGAAGTTTTGTTAATTGCAAAACTTCAACATCAAAATTTGGTGAAACTTATAGGATGTTGCATTCAGAGAGAGGAATCAATACTAGTTTATGAATACATGCCAAACAAAAGTTTGGACTCGTTTATTTTCG attttggcCTAGCTAGAATCTTCAAAGGTGATCAAACTCAAGAAAAGACAAACAAAATTGTCGGAACATT AGGGTACATGTCACCAGAATATGCGGTATTTGGAAAGTTTTCAACAAAATCTGATGTCTTTAGTTTTGGGATCATATTATTAGAGATCGTTACGGGAAAAAAGAACAATAGCTCTTGTCAAGGGGATTCTTACCTAAGCATGGCAGGAAAA GTGTGGCATTTATGGACAGAAGAAAGAGCATTAGAGATTGTTGATTCATCAATGCAAGAGTCTTGTTCTGCTCATGAAGTATTGAGATGCATTCAAATTGGGCTCTTGTGTGTGCAAGAAGATGCATTGAAAAGACCAAGCATGTCAGCTGTTGTTGTAATGTTGAATAGTGAAATTAGTCTTCCTTCTCCTAAACAACCCCCTTTCATTTTTAGAAAACCGATTACTAGTTATAACTCAGCAATAAcgaaaaatgaattttattctGTAGATGAGGAAACAATTACTGAGTTGGTATGTCGTTGA